Genomic segment of Pochonia chlamydosporia 170 chromosome 1, whole genome shotgun sequence:
GTCTGGTCACCAACAACTACTGTGGTACACACTGAGGTAgcctggtgttttgttttgtgtgCCTCTGGGGGCATCTCTTGCAGTCCTGTTACCAACCTGGCGCCAATCCATGTCGACTTCGCCTCCGGTTCGATTTGACTGACACACCTAGCTCGGCCTGGCCTGGATCCTCCGTCCCTGCCGTTGGAGCCCTCGCTCgtccagactccagacatTTGAGTTCTTCCACGTTTCTTTGGAGGTGGGCTCCAATCCAAGTACCAGTTCGACTCCAGagttttctttttgttttttttgcTTTTAGTTCCGACTCGTCAAACTGTCTGCTTTTTTGGGCTGTCGTCTGGACATCGCTTGTCATTTTATTTCCCTGCTCTGGAGCCTGGGACGCATGCGACCCTCCACCCCATAACCAGAGAGTCGGAAATGCTGGACCTTGACTAAGAACAAGGAAGCCAAAACCAGCCTTCGTCCACTACTAACCAAGAAAtcgcttctccttcttctttttgaatTCCATCCAAAGCACAACACCCGGGCAGGTCATTCGATTTACCTGCAACCTTGTGAGCAGATCCAGCACGGTTGCATGGCAAGCACTGTCCCTATTGGTGCTCAAGTCAGACTCAACCCTGCCACGGGGTCGATAGTCGAACGACTACCAACCCGCCGTCATTCGAttccaaaccaccacacGCACCACCTCGTCTTTGCCTCGCCATAACCCGACATTccgtttgtttgtttgcaGCTGCTACCATACTGCACCGCACCGCGCCGCACCGTAGCTTTACCCATCTGTCAGACATCTGACGACCGACTACTTTCTGAAGCCGCGCATTGCAAAGCCTAATCCGAGACCCCGGTATCCGGCATTCCACTGCCAGCCTGGTGCTGCGGCGCAAGACACACCCGACGACCGAGCTTATCCGTGAGCGTACTTCAGCTCACACGCCAGCGTCATGGCCCAGGAGGGCACCGCGAACCGATTTGGGTTCGAGGACCCAGCTTTCGGTTTCATGAATgagcctgctgctgttgtcaGCGAAGCTTCTGCGCATCCGTCGTCGCTGGCTGATGCCGATCCCAACAGCCAACAACTGTACACGCCGTCAACATCGGACTGGGACTTTCAACCCACCCCAGCATTTGATAACATCAACATAGGCACAAGTGCCGCCCCAACAACCCAGCCTGGTGTTAGTGCTGCCGCGTGGTCTTTCCCTCTCTTTGACCAATCCCAGGACGGGACGTTCAACTTTGCCGGCTTCTCACCGTCGGATGTTAATTCGAACATTGCTTTCGGTGTCTCGAACCCCGGGGCCCTGAACAGTGCTAGACAACCCGCGGCGATGCCAATGTCGCCTGCTCTTCAGCAGAAATTACGGAACATTGCAATGCCTCCTCACCTGCAGTATAACTCACCCAAGAGTGCCTCGAGCCCTGATTCGGCCAACAACGATTCCAAAGGAGGCAACGCCTCGTCGCCGGAACATGGGGATCTTTCAAAACTCGATACTAGAAAACGAAAGGTATCATCCGACcctgaggatgatgatgatgtcgatgatgatgacaagcCGGTCAAGAAGACCGCTCACAATATGATTGAGAAGCGGTACCGGACCAACATTAACGACAAGATTGCCGCCTTGCGAGATAGTGTCCCAAGTCTTCGAATTATGTGTAAGAGTGCCAGGGGCGAGGATACTACAGAAGACAGAGAAGAGCTGCACGGTCTTACGCCAGCTCACAAGCTGAACAAGGCAACAGTAAGTTCAATCGAACCAAGATGTACAGAGGCAGCCAGCAGACTGTATCAATCTCTCTCGCCATTGCAAAAAGGTTGCTGACACAATGTTCGTGTACAGGTCTTGAGCAAAGCCACTGAATATATTCGTCATCTTGAGAAGCGAAATAACCGGCTACTGGAGGAGAACGGTGCTATGCAAGCACGCATAGCCGCTTTTGAGAAGTTGTTCATGGCTGGCGCCATGAACGGATCTATCACTCCAATGCAACATCCTCCGACTCCTATGCAGTATGCTCAAGACAACCCGCAGCAATTCGGTAGCTCGCCCATGGGTACTCCCCAGCCCAGTGTCAACCCAGCGACTTCTGGCATGATACAGGTGCCCGATGATATGAAGAGAATCATTTCTGCTCAAATGGCTGTTGGCCAACCATATCCAGTGCCTCAGCAACCCTTCCGTGGAGCGAACCCAGCGATCATTCGccagcagcaaatgcaacaacaacagcagcagcagcagcagcaagctcaaaACGGGTTTTTCCATGGAAACCCATACGTTGGAAAGCTCATGGTGGGCTCTCTTGCTGGGCTCATGATAATCGAGGCAGTACGGGAGACGGAAGCGAGCACTGAAACTACAGAAGGGCGCGGCCTCTTTGCCCTGCCGATTCAGCTTGTAAGGTTCTTAGGATCGAGTCTTGACGTGCATATCATGGGATACCATGCTCTGGCATCTCTCAAGCTTATGCTGCTCCTGGGTATGTTCCTCTGGGTATTTGTGCCTTCCCTGTTTGCCCCTCGCGATGCAAAATCCAAGAAGCCGCAAGCCAGCATTTTACGTAAAGCGCCatccttggcctcgtcaaTTCAACTACGCCGACAAGCTTGGCTCACTGCCATCCAAACCGTCTGGGTTCCCCGACACAACTTTTTCCTCGAAGCTGCAGCTCTCATACTGAAGACCATGAAGCTCAGCCTACGCAATGTTTTTGGGACTCACGTTTTCCAAATACTCACAGGCATGACCCAGGAGCAAGAAGTCGCGAGAGTGAAGGCCTGGTCCATTGCACTAGATTCCCAGTTGGCCGGTGGGGACGTTGACGTTTGCAAGAGTCGACTTATCCTGACTTTGCTTGCATCTGGGACATTACCCGACACTCCTATTCGCCTCATGCTGAAGGCACTTCATATTCGCGTTCTTCTGTGGCGCGTGACAGGCAGCAAAGTTGTGCAGGCAGGTGTTAATGCCATTGCTGCGAAACTGGCTAGATCGCGTTGGAATGAAGCTCGCCAGCTGAACCAACTTTTTGTCCAACTTCGTCGTGGATCATCGGCgcaacatgatgacgagctcCCTGAGCACCTAGTCCGTTTACTTGAGCAAGACTGCGATGACGTTCTAAGTCCCCAGGTCATTCAACGTGCTCACAACTTGGCATTTAACATGGATACAACATTTAATGTCGCCGCACCGATTGACAGCATGGACAATGTCGTGGATGATGTTGCCATCGGCTCTCCTATGGATGCAGTGGCGGCCTGGTGGTCCACAGAGGTTCTGCACCGCGTTCTTATTGATGCCTTGGACAAGGACGCTCAACCTAGCACAGACACGGCTGAGGATATTGACGTGGCTATCCACGTGGCACCGATTGGCTCTTACGCTCAGATGCGCGCCATTCTGGCTCGCGCTGTGCTTGTGAAGGAGTCTCGCGGAACGCACATTGCAGCTGCGTTGCAGGCTCTCAAGACGGACAGGATTACCAGTCCCCTGGCCAGGACGAATCTCATCGTGGGCCATGGATTTGACGACTTCGCACCCGATTTCTCGATTGCTCTGCGAtgtgccatggccatcgCACACCTCAACCGGGTGGCAAATACTCCCAATGCCAGATTGGCAAATGTGGAATCACTGAACTCCATCGTACGACCCGAACACACGACGTGCATGTCACTTCTTGGATTCACTTCGATGATGGAACTAATGGACCATTTGCTAATCCACAAGAAGATGGACGACAAAATTGAATTTATTTTGGAAAAGTTCGCGGCCACCCTACGTCTATGGGTTGGTGGTCAATTCGCCAGCCACTGCGGTATTGACGGCGAAGTTCGACAGCAAGTGGTGGAGAGGTGTCTGGCAGTAACCAAGAGCTTGGTGGGGATGGAAATAGACACTGGTTACGGCAGTATGAGCGATGATGAAGCCGTGCAGGAATAAAGAGCACGACTGGAGGGACGGACGGACTACTTACTGGCCGGCGAACTGGAAAGCCAACTGGCAGGCGGGGGGGCGTTTTGGATCTTTATTCACACAGACAGGCGTTATACCGGCGTTGCACCAGCTGCACAATGATACTCCACTTGATGCTCTTGATTTACACGACGGTTTTGGTTCAATTATCTGTACGACTACACACATATGCATGCTTGGCTACTTGGCAAGGGGGACAACGAATTGACGATTGATTTCACGGTGGAACTTTTGGGGGAGAAAGCCATGCACAAAAGGCAGAGGGACAGATGTGTGGCAGATTGGTGGCGAACAGCGGACTGGGAAATATAGATCTTGATGGGCGTCTGCGCGTAACCAGACGCCCACCGGCAGTCTTTTATCATGCATTTTTTCCTTTTTACATCTAATTATATTTTATTTATTCTTCATGTTCTTCGTACGATGCTGGAGTCGAGTCGTATTTGTGAGGagatttcaatgttgctacGTACCAGCCATGAGTGCTGGGGCTGGATGGACCAGTTCCTGGATGTCGGTTTAGTGTGTGCAGGGATATTCGGTCATTCTGATTAGGGTATGTTTGTGTGTGTATATGTATATGTACAAGTATGTAATTAACATTCTGTGAATAGACAGGTAGCACTCGCTAGAGAGTGGCATTGCATACCTACCCTACGTCGGTAATTCTTTTCACAAGCCAAGATCAATTACCAGTCCGGTGCACTTCCACAACCTCCACCCGCCATGACGACTGGCCGGACCATCTCCGAGCTTGACCCATTCATGGATCCA
This window contains:
- a CDS encoding sterol regulatory element binding protein Sre1 (similar to Verticillium alfalfae VaMs.102 XP_003001801.1), with the protein product MAQEGTANRFGFEDPAFGFMNEPAAVVSEASAHPSSLADADPNSQQLYTPSTSDWDFQPTPAFDNINIGTSAAPTTQPGVSAAAWSFPLFDQSQDGTFNFAGFSPSDVNSNIAFGVSNPGALNSARQPAAMPMSPALQQKLRNIAMPPHLQYNSPKSASSPDSANNDSKGGNASSPEHGDLSKLDTRKRKVSSDPEDDDDVDDDDKPVKKTAHNMIEKRYRTNINDKIAALRDSVPSLRIMCKSARGEDTTEDREELHGLTPAHKLNKATVLSKATEYIRHLEKRNNRLLEENGAMQARIAAFEKLFMAGAMNGSITPMQHPPTPMQYAQDNPQQFGSSPMGTPQPSVNPATSGMIQVPDDMKRIISAQMAVGQPYPVPQQPFRGANPAIIRQQQMQQQQQQQQQQAQNGFFHGNPYVGKLMVGSLAGLMIIEAVRETEASTETTEGRGLFALPIQLVRFLGSSLDVHIMGYHALASLKLMLLLGMFLWVFVPSLFAPRDAKSKKPQASILRKAPSLASSIQLRRQAWLTAIQTVWVPRHNFFLEAAALILKTMKLSLRNVFGTHVFQILTGMTQEQEVARVKAWSIALDSQLAGGDVDVCKSRLILTLLASGTLPDTPIRLMLKALHIRVLLWRVTGSKVVQAGVNAIAAKLARSRWNEARQLNQLFVQLRRGSSAQHDDELPEHLVRLLEQDCDDVLSPQVIQRAHNLAFNMDTTFNVAAPIDSMDNVVDDVAIGSPMDAVAAWWSTEVLHRVLIDALDKDAQPSTDTAEDIDVAIHVAPIGSYAQMRAILARAVLVKESRGTHIAAALQALKTDRITSPLARTNLIVGHGFDDFAPDFSIALRCAMAIAHLNRVANTPNARLANVESLNSIVRPEHTTCMSLLGFTSMMELMDHLLIHKKMDDKIEFILEKFAATLRLWVGGQFASHCGIDGEVRQQVVERCLAVTKSLVGMEIDTGYGSMSDDEAVQE